In Edaphobacter aggregans, the sequence AACTCACCGGTAAGTTTGGTTCCTACAAGCTCGAAGGCTCGGTGCAGGGGAACGCCGTTCACTTTGTTGCGAAGGACGATCAGGGCGACTCGGAAGAAGTTAATGGCACCGTGCAGGATGGAAAGCTTTCGGGCACGGTTGTTGGAACGTATGCGGAGGATAGTCCCGTACGGTATCAGTTCACGGGAATGCTGGCTCCTGTACGCCCCACTGGGCCGCCGCAGCGGCATGAGTTCACGCCGACGGTCTTCTATCGACAGTTTTCGGCTATGAATAAGCCGGTGCTGACGGTCGCTCCGGGAGACACGATCCACACGACGACCGTGGACGCAGGCGGTCAGGATGCACAGGGCGTCAAGCGCGTGAGGGGAGGGAATCCACAGACGGGGCCTTTCTACATTGAGAGCGCAATGCCGGGGGATACGCTGGTCGTGCATCTGACACGGCTACGGCTGAATCGGGACTGGGCGGCGAGCGACGACGGCATTGTGGAGAGCGGGCTGAACAGCGATCTTGCAGTGAAGATGAAGGACAACGGCAAGTCGATTCGCTGGCATTTGGACACCGCCAAAGGAGTGGCCTATCCGGAGAAGCCAGGGGAACATCTGGCGCACTACACGGTGCCGCTGCGGCCGATGCTCGGATGTATTGCGGTGGCGCCGGGTCCTGCGCAGGCCGCTCCGGGAACGGGTGATTCGGGAGATTGGGGCGGGAATATGGACTTCAACGAGATTGTGGAGGGAGCGACGGTTTACTTGCCGGTGCGGAATCCGGGAGCGCTGCTGTATGTGGGCGATGGTCACGCGCTGCAGGGCGACGGCGAACTGAACGGCAATGCGCTGGAGACTTCGATGGATGTGGAGTTTACGGTGGATGTGATTCCGGGGAAACGGATTTCGTCGGTGCGGGTGGAGTCGCCGACGCACATTATCTCGATGGGGCTTTATGGGTCGCTTGATGATGCGTTTCGCTCGGCTACGGCGAATATGGCTCAGTGGCTGACGGAGGATTACAAGTTGACGCCTTCTGAGATCGCTCAGGTTATCGGGACTGTGGCGGAGTACAAGGTGAGTGAGGTGGCCGATCGCAACTCGGGCGTTGTTTTGAAGATTGATAAGGAGCGATTGAAGCCACTTGCGGCTGCGGCGAAGTGAGAGGGGCTAGAGCCGAAGACGGTCAAGTTTCACATCGAGACCGCGCGAATGCTTAGCGCTTGTTATCATCAAGACGTCAGGGCATGAGGCCGAAGGGCTTCGGCATCTCGCAATGCCTGCATTTTTGGCCCCGACAATGATGGATCTAGCGGCTCGCCTGATACAACCTTCACTATGTTCCCGAGCTAACGCCCATGGAGCAGCGGAACTGGCAAGACGGACCGACGAACGGTGATTCGAAGCCTTTGAAGGATGCGGCTCCGACTCTTTCTTCTGTGTGTATTCCGGTGATCTTTGGCGTGGCTGTGACCGTCGCGCTGGTCAGTATGTTCTGTCCGGCGCTTCGACCGCAATCACTCTCGTGGATCTCATTGGCTGCGCTGGCGGCGTTTCTTCTGCTAGTGGCGAGTTTCCTGAGTGGATTAATTGCACAAATGATTTGTGGGCTGTTTCGGAACTACCTTCCGAACGTATCGTCGTCGGTTGTGCTGGCTACGTGCATTGGAGGATTGTGGGTTCCGGCGTGGGTGCTGTGTCTGCGAGGGCCGTCGATCCTGACTGTATTAGCTGGCTGCTTCTGCATCGTGAGCGTGG encodes:
- a CDS encoding acetamidase/formamidase family protein codes for the protein MRSRFVLSGILALSVLSAEARAYQADQGKHDLTGRWVLTADFYGTTSYMPLDLVQQGEKLTGKFGSYKLEGSVQGNAVHFVAKDDQGDSEEVNGTVQDGKLSGTVVGTYAEDSPVRYQFTGMLAPVRPTGPPQRHEFTPTVFYRQFSAMNKPVLTVAPGDTIHTTTVDAGGQDAQGVKRVRGGNPQTGPFYIESAMPGDTLVVHLTRLRLNRDWAASDDGIVESGLNSDLAVKMKDNGKSIRWHLDTAKGVAYPEKPGEHLAHYTVPLRPMLGCIAVAPGPAQAAPGTGDSGDWGGNMDFNEIVEGATVYLPVRNPGALLYVGDGHALQGDGELNGNALETSMDVEFTVDVIPGKRISSVRVESPTHIISMGLYGSLDDAFRSATANMAQWLTEDYKLTPSEIAQVIGTVAEYKVSEVADRNSGVVLKIDKERLKPLAAAAK